In one window of Fulvia fulva chromosome 5, complete sequence DNA:
- a CDS encoding putative quinate permease, with amino-acid sequence MLSFFVNYGVNTSISSTSSTQWRVPFALQMVPGALLLAGIFFQNESPRWLVEKNRIEAARQALAQVRAKDIHHPDVTRELEEIVEDFNGQEKLPLVAQLKVTCSSSKTFYTFGMAVTLMFWQQWTGTNSINYYAPQIFQSVGLGGNSSKLFATGIYGVVKVVITALGLMFATEQVGRKWSLIIGGCGQAFAMFYIGINQAVNPVTPGAALNGNSTFAIVCVYLFVVFYSFGWGPIPFVLSAECAPNHVRSLIMAAALMTQWLMNFVIAKLTPIMLAKITFGTFLLFGACCIIMVVYTVFCVPETKNVPLESIYLLFEGNIIKGATKDTIPRFSRAKVLQHRRNGDSEEAGVKDVDADSAKHVERTTHEELGSNVWYPQNGERA; translated from the exons ATGCTGAGTTTCTTTGTGAACTACGGAGTCAACACCAGCATATCATCGACCTCGTCAACGCAATGGAGAGTGCCCTTTGCTCTACAGATGGTCCCCGGAGCGCTGTTGCTGGCGGGCATCTTCTTCCAGAATGAGAGTCCTCGGTGGCTGGTGGAGAAGAACAGGATTGAAGCGGCTCGTCAGGCGCTTGCACAGGTTCGAGCTAAGGATATTCATCACCCCGATGTTACTCGCGAACTGGAGGAAATTGTCGAAGACTTTAATGGACAGGAGAAGCTTCCGCTTGTAGCTCAGCTTAAGGTTACTTGCAGCAGTTCGAAGACGTTCTATACCTTTGGGATGGCTGTGACGCTGATGTTCTGGCAGCAATG GACTGGAACGAATTCGATTAATTACTACGCACCCCAAATCTTCCAATCGGTCGGACTCGGCGGCAACAGCTCCAAGCTATTCGCCACTGGCATATACGGTGTGGTCAAAGTCGTCATCACCGCCTTGGGTCTCATGTTTGCCACAGAACAAGTCGGCCGCAAATGGAGCTTGATCATCGGCGGGTGCGGCCAAGCCTTTGCCATGTTCTACATCGGCATCAACCAAGCCGTCAACCCAGTGACCCCAGGCGCTGCTCTCAACGGCAACAGCACGTTCGCCATCGTCTGCGTCTACCTCTTCGTGGTCTTCTACTCCTTCGGCTGGGGTCCGATACCATTCGTACTTTCAGCAGAGTGTGCACCAAACCACGTCCGCTCCTTGATCATGGCAGCAGCTCTCATGACCCAGTGGCTGATGAACTTCGTCATCGCGAAGCTGACCCCAATCATGCTGGCCAAGATTACGTTTGGTACCTTCCTCCTCTTCGGCGCGTGCTGCATCATTATGGTGGTCTACACGGTCTTCTGCGTACCAGAGACGAAGAACGTTCCTCTTGAGAGTATCTATCTTCTCTTCGAGGGCAATATCATCAAAGGCGCAACGAAGGACACCATTCCACGCTTTAGCCGTGCGAAGGTGCTGCAGCACAGGCGGAATGGCGATTCCGAAGAGGCTGGGGTGAAGGATGTTGATGCAGATTCTGCGAAGCATGTTGAGCGCACTACTCATGAAGAGCTGGGGTCGAATGTCTGGTATCCGCAAAACGGCGAACGGGCTTAG